The Thaumasiovibrio subtropicus genome window below encodes:
- a CDS encoding DUF6500 family protein: MRHSLREKIITVCNKKIAQKGEGVGVSFYAFFANKNDDPQLLMEAATWWIQTHELDHFEKAQKIIAMVESEGNS; the protein is encoded by the coding sequence ATGCGTCATTCATTGAGAGAAAAAATCATCACGGTGTGTAATAAGAAGATTGCCCAAAAAGGCGAGGGCGTTGGTGTCTCTTTTTACGCCTTTTTCGCCAACAAGAATGACGATCCTCAACTGCTGATGGAAGCGGCGACTTGGTGGATTCAAACACATGAGCTCGATCATTTTGAAAAAGCGCAGAAGATCATTGCAATGGTTGAATCAGAGGGAAATAG